The following coding sequences lie in one Myxococcus xanthus genomic window:
- a CDS encoding HAD family hydrolase, protein MVENVIFDVDGTLVDSVDEHAEAWRRAFLHFGRDIPFAHVRSQIGKGADQLIPVFFNDEEVERFGKELDEYRGKLFLDEFLPKVRPFPRVRELFQRLRAGGIRIVLASSAKEQELKHYVKLCGIEGLFEAKTSTDEVDKSKPHPDIFEAAMARLGKPSPDVTVVVGDTPYDALAANKLSLPSVGVLAGGFPPDDLRAAGCRTLVKDPAALLARYEASRREWPWNESDTSQVAKDDERR, encoded by the coding sequence ATGGTGGAAAACGTCATCTTCGACGTGGATGGAACCCTGGTGGATTCGGTGGACGAGCACGCCGAGGCATGGCGGCGCGCCTTCCTTCACTTCGGCCGGGACATCCCGTTCGCACACGTGCGCAGCCAGATTGGCAAGGGCGCCGACCAGCTCATCCCCGTCTTCTTCAACGACGAGGAAGTGGAGCGCTTCGGCAAGGAGTTGGACGAATACCGCGGCAAGCTGTTCCTGGACGAGTTCCTGCCGAAGGTGCGTCCCTTCCCCCGGGTACGGGAGCTCTTCCAGCGGCTGCGCGCGGGCGGCATCCGCATCGTGCTGGCCTCCAGCGCGAAAGAGCAGGAGCTGAAGCACTACGTGAAGCTGTGCGGCATCGAAGGCCTGTTCGAGGCGAAGACGAGCACGGACGAGGTGGACAAGAGCAAGCCCCACCCGGACATCTTCGAGGCCGCAATGGCGCGGCTGGGCAAGCCTTCTCCGGACGTGACAGTCGTCGTGGGCGACACGCCCTATGACGCGCTCGCCGCCAACAAGTTGAGCCTGCCCTCCGTGGGCGTGCTCGCTGGCGGCTTTCCTCCGGATGACCTGCGCGCCGCGGGCTGCCGCACGCTGGTGAAGGACCCGGCGGCGCTGCTCGCGCGCTACGAGGCGTCCCGGCGCGAATGGCCCTGGAACGAGTCCGACACCAGCCAGGTGGCCAAGGACGACGAGCGGCGCTGA
- a CDS encoding transcriptional regulator, which yields MARGSKAKYTAKQKRMAEHIEEGYEKRGASDETAESRAWATVNKLTGGGMKKGGSGSKAKVARSRPLARKNARKAGRKGGKATAAKRAGTRRRATAATGRTRKPTARATRSGSKSTAAKGTAARRATARRTTTAKRPASKSRSGTRRGTSSRGSRSRTRS from the coding sequence ATGGCACGAGGAAGCAAGGCGAAGTACACGGCGAAGCAGAAGCGGATGGCTGAGCACATCGAAGAGGGCTACGAGAAGCGCGGCGCCTCCGACGAGACGGCCGAGTCCCGGGCCTGGGCCACCGTGAACAAGCTCACGGGCGGCGGGATGAAGAAGGGCGGCTCGGGCAGCAAGGCCAAGGTCGCGCGCAGCCGTCCCCTGGCGCGGAAGAACGCGCGCAAGGCGGGCCGCAAGGGAGGCAAGGCCACCGCCGCGAAGCGCGCCGGCACCCGTCGCCGCGCCACCGCCGCCACGGGCCGCACGCGCAAGCCCACTGCTCGAGCGACGCGTTCGGGTTCCAAGTCCACCGCCGCCAAGGGCACCGCGGCCCGTCGCGCCACCGCCCGTCGCACCACCACCGCGAAGCGGCCTGCTTCCAAGTCCCGGAGCGGGACGCGTCGCGGAACCAGCAGCCGCGGCTCGCGCAGCCGCACCCGCAGCTAG
- a CDS encoding lipid kinase, protein MAPDIGNAPEHGATRGEGARTTPPRIPLAGRTVRAQIGGRHERGGTLEPALIKPPCRPVLDDGPAVLVVNTRSRSGREAFQAARETLVARGVSIVECHALSRAVRLDAVVERMVARGTRRLIVGGGDGTLSRAVVRLLGRDVTLGVLPLGTGNDFARSLGIPPDIEAACDVIAQGYTARVDVGLANGRPFLNAASLGLATGIAKRLTKRLKQRAGKLAYPVAAAAEMKDLRPFHIRLKADDQELALDVLQLVVGNGLYHGAGNMVAPDARLDDRRLDIYAIAAPSAASGHEGTGLGQLQDIATLMRVALSLRSGEHVEHPAVTALRAARLYVEADPVQEVNADGELVGKTPMRFEVAPAALRVYAPAPS, encoded by the coding sequence GTGGCACCCGACATCGGGAATGCACCGGAGCACGGGGCGACTCGCGGCGAGGGTGCGCGCACGACACCGCCTCGCATCCCGCTGGCCGGACGGACCGTGCGTGCACAGATTGGCGGGCGACACGAAAGAGGAGGCACCCTGGAACCCGCCCTCATCAAGCCCCCATGCAGGCCCGTCCTGGATGACGGCCCCGCGGTGTTGGTGGTGAACACGCGCTCGCGTTCAGGGCGTGAGGCCTTCCAGGCCGCCAGGGAAACGCTCGTGGCGCGGGGCGTCTCCATCGTCGAATGCCACGCGCTGTCCCGAGCGGTTCGGCTGGACGCGGTGGTGGAGCGGATGGTGGCACGGGGCACCCGCCGCCTCATCGTGGGAGGAGGCGACGGCACCCTGAGCCGCGCGGTGGTCCGGCTGCTGGGCCGCGACGTGACGCTGGGCGTCCTCCCGCTGGGCACTGGCAACGACTTCGCGCGCTCGCTGGGAATCCCGCCCGACATCGAGGCCGCCTGTGACGTCATCGCCCAGGGCTACACGGCCCGCGTGGACGTGGGCCTGGCCAATGGGCGCCCCTTCCTCAACGCGGCCAGCCTGGGACTTGCCACCGGCATCGCCAAGCGGCTGACGAAGCGGCTGAAGCAGCGCGCGGGCAAGCTGGCCTACCCCGTGGCGGCCGCGGCGGAGATGAAGGACCTGCGCCCCTTCCACATCCGGCTGAAGGCGGATGACCAGGAGCTGGCGCTGGACGTGCTGCAGCTGGTGGTGGGCAACGGCCTCTACCACGGCGCCGGAAACATGGTGGCGCCCGATGCCCGGCTGGATGACCGGCGGCTGGACATCTACGCCATCGCCGCGCCCTCCGCCGCGTCGGGGCACGAAGGCACCGGCCTGGGCCAGCTCCAGGACATCGCCACGTTGATGCGGGTGGCCCTGTCCCTGCGCTCAGGCGAGCACGTTGAGCACCCCGCTGTCACCGCCCTGCGCGCCGCGCGGCTCTACGTGGAGGCCGACCCCGTTCAGGAGGTGAACGCGGACGGCGAGCTCGTGGGCAAGACACCCATGCGCTTCGAGGTGGCCCCCGCGGCCCTGCGCGTCTACGCGCCCGCGCCCTCCTGA
- a CDS encoding carboxypeptidase regulatory-like domain-containing protein, with translation MRHRTPFLIALCLAIAAVLLLWFRMPVPAAPADARPEAAALTAPAPVTSGAQSRASTPPTPPLETAPNAELGAFVVRVVDAQGPVTGARVRAYLRVGADGTGATPWRRAGDGTTADGGVLRLPAAPGDYLLSAHAPGHGPVRMEATRPLGEAETAVELRLPDGVTLSGRTVAEGREEPVPLASLRLRPYPGTPTAWAAPTGLPEEAAETTSDAQGRFAFTQLAAGRYELTAEAPGFSRRTLRLLQVPQAGEVVVGLWGASTLEGFVVDAKGQPVADAEVVATGGTAPVRVTTGEGGGFALEVNAGTWVVSARRGDQLGRVPGPLSVAPGETLRGLVVTLGAASGLTGTVSTVEGAPVRGAILVASPAGGQGELGRSASEDDGGWRMDVPPGEYDVTVRAAGMTGRVFEAVVVNPGGHTPLDVRLEPATAALEGLVVDSEGRPLEGAQVRAEPESFSGVAHTALTDAEGAWKLEGLETGPTSVRARREGSQRWTSRMETLKAGVVTRVDFTLADSGSVWGQVTRASGGPLTEPALVHAVPRGGSGTASTETDAQGQFQLELPAGVYQLVALLHQTPAIYFHMESDPFVTVPSGGAVRQDLLLKEDSVLSGVVLEPSGVPSPLAIVAAIQGGDFPMTRKERADESGQFAMPPRPQGAQPLELVAHNAGRVGRLPAAHEDQAPLTVRLEPAATLRGRVVAGSGAAPDGFVLELLEANGEALPWAGAWPTTRRFAGSTFVLPDAPAQALKVTVRTEDGRTGEAQVTLRPGGTSDVEVPLTGGVASISGRAVWSKGGGPAPGVAVFLDKAVGGRPDAFTGQDGRFRLSDVRPGIHTVRLLPPEGRVETRTVKVAEAEATDVGDVTVSPRRATPGTLGAGFSEDRGHVAFAWLTPDGPAARAGVNVGDRLVAVDGQVVRDSTEAESRTRGAPGTPVRLHVRRANGEQEVLVTRAE, from the coding sequence GTGCGCCATCGAACCCCCTTCTTGATTGCCTTGTGCCTGGCCATCGCGGCGGTGCTGCTGCTGTGGTTCCGCATGCCCGTCCCCGCGGCCCCCGCCGACGCGCGCCCGGAGGCCGCGGCGTTGACCGCGCCAGCGCCCGTCACCAGCGGCGCCCAGTCCCGCGCCAGCACGCCGCCCACCCCGCCGCTGGAGACCGCCCCCAACGCCGAGCTGGGCGCCTTCGTGGTGCGCGTGGTGGACGCCCAGGGCCCCGTGACGGGCGCGCGCGTGCGGGCCTACCTGCGGGTGGGCGCGGACGGCACCGGGGCCACGCCGTGGCGCCGCGCGGGTGACGGCACCACGGCGGACGGCGGCGTGCTCCGCCTGCCCGCGGCCCCCGGCGACTACCTGCTGTCCGCGCATGCGCCAGGCCACGGCCCCGTGCGGATGGAGGCCACGCGGCCGCTCGGCGAGGCGGAGACGGCCGTCGAGCTGCGCCTGCCCGACGGCGTGACGCTGAGTGGGCGCACCGTGGCGGAAGGGCGCGAGGAGCCGGTGCCGCTCGCCTCACTGAGGCTGCGGCCCTACCCCGGGACGCCCACGGCCTGGGCGGCCCCCACCGGCTTGCCGGAAGAAGCGGCGGAGACGACGAGTGACGCCCAGGGCCGCTTCGCCTTCACGCAGCTGGCGGCCGGACGCTACGAGCTCACCGCCGAGGCGCCGGGCTTCAGCCGCCGCACCTTGCGCCTGCTCCAGGTGCCGCAGGCCGGTGAAGTCGTCGTGGGGCTCTGGGGCGCGAGCACCCTGGAGGGCTTCGTCGTCGACGCGAAGGGGCAGCCCGTCGCGGACGCGGAGGTGGTGGCGACGGGAGGCACCGCGCCGGTGCGCGTCACCACCGGGGAAGGTGGCGGCTTCGCGCTGGAGGTCAACGCGGGGACGTGGGTCGTGTCCGCGCGCCGAGGGGACCAGCTGGGCCGCGTGCCGGGGCCGCTGTCCGTCGCGCCAGGCGAGACGCTGCGCGGGCTCGTGGTGACGCTGGGCGCGGCCAGTGGCCTGACGGGCACGGTGTCCACGGTGGAGGGCGCGCCGGTGCGCGGGGCCATCCTGGTGGCGTCTCCCGCGGGCGGCCAGGGCGAGCTGGGCCGGTCGGCGTCCGAGGACGATGGCGGGTGGCGGATGGACGTCCCTCCCGGCGAGTACGACGTGACGGTGCGCGCGGCGGGGATGACGGGCCGCGTGTTCGAAGCCGTGGTGGTGAACCCGGGCGGCCACACGCCCCTGGACGTGCGGCTGGAGCCCGCGACGGCGGCGCTGGAAGGCCTGGTGGTGGACTCGGAGGGACGGCCGCTGGAAGGCGCGCAGGTGCGCGCCGAACCGGAGTCCTTCTCTGGCGTGGCGCACACGGCGCTCACCGACGCCGAGGGCGCCTGGAAGCTGGAGGGACTGGAAACGGGGCCCACCTCCGTGCGCGCGCGGCGCGAGGGCTCGCAGCGGTGGACGTCCCGCATGGAGACGCTGAAGGCGGGAGTCGTCACCCGCGTGGACTTCACCCTGGCGGACTCCGGCTCCGTGTGGGGGCAGGTGACGCGCGCGTCGGGCGGGCCGCTGACCGAGCCCGCGCTGGTCCACGCAGTGCCTCGGGGCGGCTCGGGCACGGCCTCCACGGAAACGGATGCACAGGGCCAGTTCCAGCTGGAATTGCCCGCGGGCGTCTACCAACTGGTCGCGCTGCTCCACCAGACGCCCGCCATCTACTTCCACATGGAGAGCGACCCGTTCGTGACGGTGCCTTCAGGCGGCGCCGTGCGGCAGGACCTGCTGTTGAAGGAGGACTCCGTGTTGTCCGGCGTCGTGCTGGAGCCCTCCGGGGTGCCCAGCCCGCTGGCCATCGTGGCCGCCATCCAGGGCGGGGACTTCCCCATGACGCGCAAGGAGCGCGCGGACGAGTCGGGCCAGTTCGCCATGCCGCCGCGCCCCCAGGGCGCCCAGCCCCTGGAGCTGGTGGCCCACAACGCGGGGCGCGTGGGGCGGCTGCCCGCCGCGCATGAGGACCAGGCGCCGCTCACGGTGCGGCTGGAGCCCGCGGCCACCCTGCGCGGGCGCGTGGTGGCGGGCAGCGGCGCGGCTCCGGATGGCTTCGTCCTGGAGCTGCTCGAGGCCAACGGTGAGGCCCTGCCCTGGGCCGGCGCCTGGCCCACCACGCGGCGCTTCGCTGGCAGCACCTTCGTGCTTCCAGACGCGCCCGCCCAGGCGCTGAAGGTGACGGTGCGCACCGAGGACGGCCGCACGGGCGAAGCCCAGGTGACGCTGCGGCCCGGGGGCACCTCGGACGTGGAGGTGCCGCTCACCGGCGGCGTGGCGTCCATCTCCGGGCGCGCGGTGTGGAGCAAGGGGGGCGGCCCTGCGCCAGGGGTGGCGGTGTTCCTCGACAAGGCCGTGGGTGGGCGCCCGGATGCCTTCACCGGGCAGGACGGACGCTTCCGCCTGAGCGACGTGCGCCCGGGCATCCACACCGTGCGGCTGCTGCCGCCGGAGGGCCGCGTGGAGACGCGCACCGTGAAGGTGGCGGAGGCGGAGGCCACCGACGTGGGTGACGTCACGGTGTCCCCGCGCCGGGCCACGCCGGGCACGCTGGGCGCGGGCTTCAGCGAGGACCGGGGCCACGTCGCCTTCGCGTGGCTGACGCCGGACGGGCCCGCGGCGCGCGCGGGCGTCAACGTGGGGGACCGGCTGGTGGCGGTGGATGGCCAGGTGGTGCGCGACAGCACGGAGGCGGAGTCCCGCACCCGGGGTGCGCCCGGCACGCCCGTGCGGCTCCACGTCCGGCGCGCGAATGGTGAGCAGGAGGTGCTCGTCACCCGCGCGGAGTGA
- the hrcA gene encoding heat-inducible transcriptional repressor HrcA, whose product MSEELGEREKEVLRAVVQEYISTGGPVGSQQLTRRSGFEVSSATMRNVLADLEELGFLEKPHTSAGRVPTDQGYRFYVDTLVKLKDPTPRDRELIHAGLAHEADLAEMLGEASRILHSLTRHAGVVVAPRPESAVFRRIEFVRLREDRVLAILVGQSGQVHNKAITVEFPITSDELLKASNYLSELLREVPLESARERIRAEMDQEQALYNALTAKALKLGAAATDLASTERVLIQGTGSFFEQPEFADVERMRALFRALDEKHKLLSLLDRVQVANEMQIFIGAESDFSAAGDVTVIASPYGNQEQVLGTVGVIGPTRMDYRRVIPLVNFTAQVLSRVLEKV is encoded by the coding sequence ATGTCCGAAGAGCTGGGTGAACGTGAGAAGGAAGTCCTCCGGGCGGTCGTCCAGGAGTACATCTCCACGGGCGGGCCGGTTGGCAGTCAGCAGCTCACCCGCAGGTCGGGGTTCGAGGTGTCCTCCGCCACCATGCGCAACGTGCTGGCGGACCTGGAGGAGCTGGGCTTCTTGGAGAAGCCCCACACCTCCGCTGGGCGTGTTCCCACCGACCAGGGCTACCGCTTCTACGTGGACACGCTGGTGAAGCTGAAGGACCCGACGCCGCGTGACAGGGAGCTCATCCACGCGGGGCTCGCGCACGAGGCCGACCTGGCGGAGATGCTGGGCGAGGCCAGCCGCATCCTCCATTCGCTGACGCGCCACGCGGGCGTGGTGGTGGCGCCGCGGCCGGAGTCGGCGGTGTTCCGGCGCATCGAGTTCGTCCGGCTGCGCGAGGACCGGGTGCTCGCCATCCTGGTGGGGCAGAGCGGCCAGGTGCACAACAAGGCGATTACCGTGGAGTTCCCCATCACCTCCGACGAACTGCTCAAGGCGAGCAACTACCTGTCGGAGCTGCTGCGGGAGGTGCCGCTGGAGTCGGCGCGCGAGCGCATCCGCGCGGAGATGGACCAGGAGCAGGCGCTCTACAACGCGCTGACGGCCAAGGCGCTGAAGCTGGGCGCGGCGGCCACGGACCTGGCGTCCACGGAGCGGGTGCTCATCCAGGGCACGGGTTCCTTCTTCGAGCAGCCGGAGTTCGCGGACGTGGAGCGCATGCGCGCGCTCTTCAGGGCCCTGGATGAGAAGCACAAGCTGCTGTCGCTGCTGGACCGGGTGCAGGTGGCCAACGAGATGCAGATTTTCATCGGCGCGGAGAGCGACTTCTCCGCGGCCGGCGACGTCACCGTCATCGCCAGCCCCTACGGCAACCAGGAGCAGGTGCTGGGCACGGTGGGCGTCATCGGCCCCACGCGCATGGACTACCGGCGCGTGATTCCGCTGGTGAACTTCACCGCGCAGGTGCTGTCGCGCGTGCTGGAGAAGGTGTAG
- the yedA gene encoding drug/metabolite exporter YedA has protein sequence MPTWPAKFAGDTSRAVPASRAASLPVSQPAPVSLPSGDVLPGGAQRGWLIASLLSLYVIWGSTYLAIRWALEGGMPPFQMSGVRFVLAGAPLFAVLWLRGAPVPTARQWGASALVGLLLLGVGNGGLVFAQQSVPSGVAALVVGSLPLWTALFGGLFGQWPGRAERWGLAVGFGGIVLLNLGSDMGGGLLPTLALLVSPMSWALGSVWSRRLPMPQGLMSTAAQMLCGGVIMLGFGLLIGERPTAMPTPKAVLAFFYLVIFGSLVGYSAYGYLLRNARPSLATSYAYVNPVLAVFLGGLLAGETMTPTAWLAMGAILGAVVLLTRKK, from the coding sequence ATGCCCACATGGCCGGCGAAATTCGCCGGCGATACAAGCCGCGCCGTGCCCGCCTCGCGTGCCGCGTCCCTCCCCGTCTCACAGCCAGCCCCCGTCAGCCTGCCCTCTGGAGACGTCCTTCCCGGAGGTGCCCAGCGCGGGTGGCTCATCGCCAGCCTCCTGTCTCTATACGTTATTTGGGGCTCCACCTATCTGGCCATCCGGTGGGCGCTGGAAGGCGGCATGCCGCCGTTCCAGATGTCAGGAGTGCGCTTCGTGCTCGCCGGCGCCCCGCTCTTCGCGGTGCTGTGGCTGCGCGGGGCGCCCGTGCCCACGGCCCGTCAGTGGGGCGCCAGCGCGCTGGTCGGACTGTTGCTGCTGGGCGTGGGCAACGGGGGGCTCGTCTTCGCGCAGCAGTCGGTGCCGTCGGGCGTGGCCGCGCTGGTGGTGGGCAGCCTGCCCTTGTGGACAGCGCTCTTCGGGGGGCTCTTCGGCCAGTGGCCCGGGCGCGCGGAGCGCTGGGGACTGGCCGTCGGCTTCGGCGGCATCGTCCTGCTCAACCTGGGCAGTGACATGGGCGGCGGCCTGCTGCCGACGCTGGCGTTGCTGGTGTCGCCCATGAGCTGGGCGCTGGGCTCGGTGTGGAGCCGCCGGCTGCCCATGCCGCAGGGACTGATGTCCACCGCGGCGCAGATGCTGTGCGGTGGCGTCATCATGCTGGGATTCGGCCTGCTGATTGGGGAGCGCCCCACGGCCATGCCCACGCCCAAGGCGGTGCTCGCGTTCTTCTACCTCGTCATCTTCGGCTCGCTGGTGGGCTACAGCGCCTATGGCTACCTGCTGCGCAACGCGCGCCCGTCGCTGGCCACCAGCTACGCCTACGTCAACCCGGTGCTGGCGGTGTTCCTGGGCGGCCTCCTGGCGGGCGAGACGATGACGCCCACGGCCTGGCTGGCCATGGGCGCCATCCTGGGCGCGGTCGTGTTGCTGACGCGCAAGAAGTGA
- a CDS encoding NADP-dependent oxidoreductase — MKAVVLKSYGDVDALAIQDMPEPKVGPGEVKVRVTAAGINPVDWKIRRGDMKAMMPVQFPTILGRDVAGEVMEVGPGVNDFKPGDRVMGVVNAGYAEKVVAPVESWAKVPESMDLKDAAALPLVTLTGVQLMEEAVNPKKGDTVLVIGALGAVGRAAVFAAKARGAKVLAGVRANQKAEAQKLGVDGVFALDVADEFAKLPMLDAVADTVGGKVVASVLEKVKPGGTLGSVLGEPPEAKGRQITVRAIFTHPDSRRLTQLGQAVAKGDLVIPVSKRFPLEQVKEAQKLAEQSGVGKVLLVN; from the coding sequence ATGAAAGCCGTGGTGCTCAAGTCCTATGGAGACGTGGATGCGCTCGCCATTCAAGACATGCCCGAGCCGAAGGTGGGGCCGGGCGAGGTGAAGGTCCGCGTCACCGCCGCGGGCATCAACCCCGTGGACTGGAAGATTCGCCGCGGGGACATGAAGGCGATGATGCCCGTGCAGTTCCCCACCATCCTCGGGCGGGACGTGGCCGGTGAGGTCATGGAGGTGGGCCCGGGCGTCAACGACTTCAAGCCAGGCGACCGCGTCATGGGTGTGGTGAACGCGGGCTACGCGGAGAAGGTCGTCGCGCCCGTGGAGTCCTGGGCGAAGGTCCCTGAGTCCATGGACCTGAAGGACGCCGCCGCGCTCCCTCTGGTCACGCTCACTGGCGTGCAACTGATGGAAGAGGCGGTGAACCCCAAGAAGGGGGACACGGTGCTCGTCATCGGCGCGCTGGGGGCGGTGGGCCGCGCCGCCGTCTTCGCGGCGAAAGCCCGGGGCGCGAAGGTGCTGGCCGGCGTGCGCGCCAACCAGAAGGCGGAGGCGCAGAAGCTGGGCGTGGACGGCGTCTTCGCGCTCGACGTCGCGGACGAGTTCGCGAAGCTGCCCATGCTGGACGCGGTGGCGGACACCGTGGGCGGCAAGGTGGTGGCCAGCGTTCTGGAGAAGGTGAAGCCCGGCGGCACCCTCGGCAGCGTCCTGGGTGAGCCTCCCGAGGCCAAGGGGCGGCAAATCACCGTGCGCGCCATCTTCACGCACCCGGACTCGCGCCGCCTGACGCAACTGGGGCAGGCCGTCGCCAAGGGCGACCTGGTCATCCCCGTCAGCAAGCGCTTCCCGCTGGAGCAGGTGAAGGAAGCGCAGAAGCTGGCGGAGCAGAGCGGCGTGGGCAAGGTGCTGCTCGTCAACTGA
- a CDS encoding caspase family protein, giving the protein MMLLSLLTAALLSQAPAGEAPPPRRYALLIGANRGLASDEPLRFADADARRMFTLFRDAGGLHPEDAQVVLGADANRVKAALGTLRERMARDATPGDQLLVYVSSHADGEALHLSGTRLPVKDLVAFMEASPVSVAVMFIDSCRSGAATRIKGLEPVEERLVQWSAPAIKGRVIVTSSSADEASQEADDLQGSFFTHHLLAGLRGAGDLNRDGRVTLQESYAYAYGRTVESTLLTRAGTQHPNFHFDLKGQGELVLTEPVLAPSRLLITVPEPGEWVVASEQDGVVMGVFSKGSGPVMLALPPGSYRLRSRRDASWLELRVAVPEKGHVLVDEPLLRKGALVVMKEKGSSGWRGAVHLGGSFATRTASHFGPGMGGQLQALFNVPLRPGLLDVAWGTAAGRASTSVMSRGLRQTEWSLRLGTGRRFHGRWGALVLGPELGALFVLQDESGASRSGTAPYGGVSASVWIGVERMSLVVTGSVGGAVMPLPQGAELTPLASAGVGLGWNF; this is encoded by the coding sequence ATGATGCTGCTCTCGCTGCTGACCGCCGCGCTGCTGTCCCAGGCTCCCGCCGGAGAAGCACCGCCCCCCAGGCGCTATGCGCTCCTCATCGGCGCCAACCGGGGGTTGGCCTCGGACGAGCCCCTGCGCTTCGCCGATGCGGACGCGCGCCGCATGTTCACCCTGTTCCGAGACGCGGGCGGGCTCCACCCGGAGGATGCCCAGGTCGTCCTGGGCGCGGATGCGAACCGTGTGAAGGCGGCCCTGGGGACGCTGCGCGAACGCATGGCGCGCGATGCCACGCCGGGCGACCAGTTGCTCGTCTACGTGTCGAGCCACGCGGATGGCGAGGCGCTGCACCTCTCCGGAACGCGCTTGCCCGTGAAGGACCTGGTGGCGTTCATGGAAGCATCACCGGTGAGCGTGGCGGTGATGTTCATCGACTCGTGCCGCTCCGGCGCGGCCACCCGCATCAAGGGACTGGAGCCGGTGGAGGAGCGGTTGGTGCAGTGGTCCGCGCCCGCCATCAAGGGGCGCGTCATCGTCACGTCATCGAGCGCGGACGAGGCCTCGCAGGAGGCCGACGACCTTCAGGGCTCCTTCTTCACGCACCACCTGCTGGCGGGACTTCGGGGCGCGGGTGACCTCAACCGGGATGGGCGTGTCACGCTCCAGGAGTCCTATGCCTACGCGTACGGGAGGACGGTGGAGTCCACGTTGCTGACCCGCGCGGGCACCCAGCACCCGAACTTCCACTTCGACTTGAAGGGGCAGGGCGAGCTGGTGCTCACCGAACCCGTGCTCGCGCCCAGCCGCTTGCTCATCACCGTGCCCGAGCCGGGCGAGTGGGTGGTGGCCTCGGAGCAGGACGGCGTGGTGATGGGCGTCTTCTCCAAGGGGAGTGGCCCGGTGATGCTGGCCCTGCCGCCGGGGAGCTACCGCCTGCGCTCGCGGCGGGACGCCTCGTGGCTGGAGCTGCGCGTCGCGGTGCCGGAGAAGGGGCATGTGCTGGTGGATGAGCCGCTGCTCCGCAAGGGGGCGCTGGTCGTCATGAAGGAAAAGGGCTCCAGCGGCTGGCGAGGCGCGGTGCACCTGGGTGGCTCCTTCGCGACGCGGACGGCCAGCCACTTCGGTCCGGGCATGGGGGGGCAGCTCCAGGCCTTGTTCAACGTGCCCCTCCGCCCGGGCCTTCTCGACGTGGCGTGGGGCACGGCCGCCGGACGCGCCAGCACGTCCGTGATGAGCCGAGGTCTCCGTCAGACGGAGTGGTCACTGAGGCTGGGCACGGGGCGCAGGTTCCATGGCCGGTGGGGTGCTTTGGTGCTCGGCCCGGAGCTGGGCGCTCTCTTCGTCCTGCAGGATGAGTCGGGTGCATCCAGGTCGGGGACGGCGCCGTACGGTGGCGTGAGCGCTTCGGTGTGGATTGGCGTCGAACGGATGTCCCTGGTCGTCACCGGCTCGGTGGGTGGGGCCGTGATGCCGCTGCCCCAGGGAGCGGAGCTGACGCCGCTCGCGAGCGCTGGTGTCGGGCTGGGATGGAACTTCTGA
- a CDS encoding sigma-70 family RNA polymerase sigma factor has protein sequence MARGLGASELADLYEKYAPTVHGRARTLLGRDSDAWDAVQEVFCRLLQAGGAFRAEARPMTYIFRVTTHVCLNMLRSRALKDVPAQAPSEAEEAGADPQEVEARNLLRVLARELDDRALQIATLHFVDALTQEEIVEVVGLSRKTVGRELEKVRARARELALEPRP, from the coding sequence ATGGCCCGGGGACTAGGCGCCTCGGAGCTCGCCGACCTCTATGAAAAGTACGCGCCCACCGTCCACGGGAGGGCAAGGACCCTGCTTGGCCGCGATTCGGATGCCTGGGACGCCGTGCAGGAGGTCTTCTGCCGGCTCCTCCAGGCGGGTGGGGCGTTTCGCGCGGAGGCACGCCCCATGACCTACATCTTCCGGGTCACCACCCATGTTTGCCTCAACATGCTGCGGAGCCGGGCGTTGAAGGACGTCCCCGCCCAGGCACCCTCCGAAGCGGAGGAGGCGGGCGCGGACCCGCAGGAAGTGGAGGCGCGCAACCTGCTGCGGGTGCTGGCTCGCGAGCTGGATGACCGGGCTCTCCAGATTGCGACGCTCCACTTCGTGGACGCGCTCACCCAGGAGGAAATCGTGGAGGTGGTGGGCCTGTCGCGCAAGACGGTGGGGCGCGAACTGGAGAAGGTTCGGGCTCGCGCGCGGGAGCTCGCGCTGGAGCCCCGGCCATGA